Genomic segment of Rhodothermus sp.:
TGGGATTAGAAGCGGCGCAGCCCTATCTGATTGAAGGGCGTCAGGCGTCGCCTCGCGAGGCATTGCAGGCTGGACTGGTACACGAACTGGCCGAAAGCCCTGAGGCCCTTCTGGAAAAGGCACGCGCCTGGATTCATACCCGTCCGGATCCTGTGCAACCCTGGGACCGGCCAGACTACCGGATGCCAGGTGGGGACCCACGCCATCCACGCATGATGCAGTTGCTGGCTGTAGCACCGGCCATGCTGCGCAAGCAGACCTGGGGCAACTATCCGGCTCCCGAAGCCATCCTGAGCACGGCTGTCGAAGGTGCGCTGGTGACGTTCGACACAGCCAGCCGTATCGAGTCGCGCTACTTTGCGCGTGTGGCTACCGGACAGGTGGCGAAGAATATGATTCAGACGTTCTGGTTTCAGCTCAACGAGATCAATAAAGGGCGCAGCCGTCCTGCCGGGGTGCCCCCCACCAACACAAAGAAAGTCGGTGTGCTGGGAGCCGGCCTGATGGGGCATGGGATTGCTTACGTGACGGCCCTGGCGGGTATGGCGGTGGTGCTGAAAGATCTGACGCTGGAGAAGGCCGAAGCGGGCAAAGCTCGTATTGCAAAGCTGCTGGACGAACGGGTGGCTCGTGGCCGCCTTACGCCAGAGGAAAAACAGGCCGTGCTGGATCGCATTCACCCGACCGACCGCGTTGAGGATCTGGCTGGATGCGACCTGGTGATCGAGGCGGTCTTTGAGAATCGGGACGTCAAAGCGCAGGTGATCCGTGAGACCGAGACGGTGCTTTCTGAAGAGGCCGTCTTCGGTTCAAACACCTCGACGCTGCCCATCACCAGTCTGGCAGCCTATGCGCAGCGGCCACACCAGTTTGTGGGGATCCACTTCTTCTCGCCGGTACATCGCATGCGCCTGGTAGAGCTGATTCGTGGCCGTCAGACCTCGGACGAAGCGCTGGCCAAAGCCTTCGACTATGTGCGCAAAATCGGCAAAACCCCCATTGTGGTGAACGACAGCCGTGGCTTTTACACATCTCGGGTGTTCGGCACGTACCTGAACGAGGGACTGGCACTGCTGGCCGAAGGGCAACATCCGCGAGCC
This window contains:
- a CDS encoding 3-hydroxyacyl-CoA dehydrogenase NAD-binding domain-containing protein — protein: MTEQEALAIRYEQDAEGIVTLTMDLPGRATNVINETFVEALAITLDRLEQAKETITGVILTSAKSTFLAGADLEGLLALRDPAEAFRRAEQFKGLLRRLETLGRPVVAAINGAALGGGMELALACHRRIVRDDPAIRLGFPEVTLGLIPGGGGITRLVRLLGLEAAQPYLIEGRQASPREALQAGLVHELAESPEALLEKARAWIHTRPDPVQPWDRPDYRMPGGDPRHPRMMQLLAVAPAMLRKQTWGNYPAPEAILSTAVEGALVTFDTASRIESRYFARVATGQVAKNMIQTFWFQLNEINKGRSRPAGVPPTNTKKVGVLGAGLMGHGIAYVTALAGMAVVLKDLTLEKAEAGKARIAKLLDERVARGRLTPEEKQAVLDRIHPTDRVEDLAGCDLVIEAVFENRDVKAQVIRETETVLSEEAVFGSNTSTLPITSLAAYAQRPHQFVGIHFFSPVHRMRLVELIRGRQTSDEALAKAFDYVRKIGKTPIVVNDSRGFYTSRVFGTYLNEGLALLAEGQHPRAIEVAGRQAGMPIGPLAVADEVSLQLMQHIREQTAKDLAAEGKTLPAHPAYQVVDVMVREHGRLGKAHGAGFYEYPEHGPKYLWPELRRLFPPQGDPLPQQEMIDRLLFVQALETVRCLDEGVLTSVADANIGSIFGWGFAPFHGGTLQFINAYGIKRFVARAEALAAQYGERFAPPERLYEMARRDEVFV